ATTATGCAATGTGGTAATAAGAGAAACAAAGAAGTGTTTCTAACAATTGTTgacatgttttattttttctttcttactaCAGGCCATGCCTCCTCGTGGCAGATGATTAGTTACTAAGTTAGCACTGACGATCCTCAAATCCTCCTTGGCACAGTCAGGGGCTGAAAGAGGCACTGACTTCTCCCttttttcctgtgtgtgtgttccactaGAACGTTCAAAACTGTTTCTCCAAAGGGTTTTGCAGAAACTCAGACTGTTTTCCAGAGCAGAAGCACCACAGTCCACAGTGGAAGCAATGGGCAGCGTGCGAACCAACCGCTACAGCATAGTTTCCTCAGAGGAGGACGGAATGAAGCTGGCAACGATGGCTGTTGCCAATGGCTTTGGAAATGGGAAGAGCAAGGTGCACACCAGGCAGCAGTGCAGGAGCCGGTTTGTCAAGAAAGATGGCCATTGCAATGTCCAGTTTATTaatgtgggtgaaaaaggacAACGCTACCTAGCAGACATCTTTACCACCTGTGTGGACATCCGCTGGAGATGGATGCTACTTGTCTTCTGTCTTGCTTTCATCCTCTCATGGCTATTTTTTGGTTGTGTGTTTTGGTTGATTGCCTTATTGCATGGCGACCTAGAAAGAACAGAAAGACTTTGTGTCTCCGAAGTGCGTAGCTTCACTGCAGCCTTCCTTTTCTCCATCGAAACACAGACAACAATTGGATATGGCTTTAGGTGTGTCACAGATGAGTGTCCCATTGCAGTCTTCATGGTGGTTTTCCAGTCGATTGTTGGTTGCATCATTGATGCCTTCATCATTGGTGCTGTCATGGCTAAGATGGCTAAACCAAAAAAGAGAAATGAAACTCTCATCTTCAGCCACAATGCTGTAATAGCCATGAGGGATGGGAAACTGTGCTTGATGTGGCGGGTTGGAAATCTGCGCAAAAGCCACTTGGTGGAAGCACATGTCAGAGCCCAACTCCTCAAATCTCGGATCACTACTGAAGGAGAATACATTCCTCTAGATCAAATCGACATCAATGTTGGTTTTGACAGTGGAATAGATCGCATATTTTTGGTCTCACCCATTACAATTGTACATGAAATAGATGAAGAAAGCCCTTTGTATGACTTAAGTAAACAAGATATGGAGAATGCAGACTTTGAAATTGTAGTAATATTAGAAGGCATGGTGGAAGCTACTGCCATGACGACCCAGTGCCGTAGCTCATATCTGGCAAATGAAATCCTCTGGGGCCACCGTTATGAGCCTGTACTATTTGAAGAGAAAAACTACTATAAAGTAGACTACTCCAGGTTCCACAAAACATATGAAGTGCCGAACACACCCCTTTGTAGTGCCAGAGACTTAGCAGAAAAGAAATACATCCTTTCAAATGCAAATTCATTTTGCTATGAGAATGAAGTGGTCTTGAcaggcaaagaagaagatgacagtgACAATGGGGTGCCTGAGAGCACAAGTACGGATACCCATCCAGACACAGACCACCACAGTCAGACAGGGGTGCCCCTAGAACCTAGGCCTTTAAGACGAGAATCTGAAATATGACTGAGACAAACAATCTCCCCCTGTGGTTATAAAATCTATCAGCAACAGGCATGCTGTGCTGAGAGGTGGCCATTTTGCAGATGACGGTACTGTTTCACAGAAACAGGCATACAGCCCTGAGGAGTCGACCTAGGTTGGTTTAAAGTGCTGTCTTCAGAAGAGGTGCAGCAAAAAGCATTAACTTGGAATGTAAAGCACTTATGTCTATGTGTGACAAG
This region of Heteronotia binoei isolate CCM8104 ecotype False Entrance Well chromosome 13, APGP_CSIRO_Hbin_v1, whole genome shotgun sequence genomic DNA includes:
- the KCNJ2 gene encoding inward rectifier potassium channel 2; translation: MGSVRTNRYSIVSSEEDGMKLATMAVANGFGNGKSKVHTRQQCRSRFVKKDGHCNVQFINVGEKGQRYLADIFTTCVDIRWRWMLLVFCLAFILSWLFFGCVFWLIALLHGDLERTERLCVSEVRSFTAAFLFSIETQTTIGYGFRCVTDECPIAVFMVVFQSIVGCIIDAFIIGAVMAKMAKPKKRNETLIFSHNAVIAMRDGKLCLMWRVGNLRKSHLVEAHVRAQLLKSRITTEGEYIPLDQIDINVGFDSGIDRIFLVSPITIVHEIDEESPLYDLSKQDMENADFEIVVILEGMVEATAMTTQCRSSYLANEILWGHRYEPVLFEEKNYYKVDYSRFHKTYEVPNTPLCSARDLAEKKYILSNANSFCYENEVVLTGKEEDDSDNGVPESTSTDTHPDTDHHSQTGVPLEPRPLRRESEI